The DNA region CCCGCTCGGCCGGCGCGACGAACAGGCTGTGATGCTGGCCGCGGATCTCCTCGAGCGCGTAGCCCACCGCCGCGAGGAAGTTCGGGTTCGCGTCGAGGATGGTGCCGTCCAGCGCGAACTCGATCGTGGCGAGAGACCGGCCCAGGGCCGCGAGCTTGGCAGCCTGATCTCTCCGAGCCTTCGCGCGCGCGAACATCGTTTCCTCCGCATCCCGTGACGAGCGTGCGGCCGAAGCGCGCACCTGTGCGATCAGATCAAGTTGTTCTTGATCGAAGTCACTTTTTATCGGGCTGGGCGACGTCAGAGATCTGTCGATGCCCGGCTATAGCGAGACCCGAAATAGGGTGACACCGTTGCGCGGCCGTTAAGATGGCGCGCTCTATCAAGACAATTACGCAGTATGATCGATTATATAGTAATATGCGCAGAGACAGCGATGCAGCTGCAGAGAGTATTAAACCAGCATAGATCAGTGGCGCGACTATCGCACGTTGTGCGTGGCCCGCGAGCACCCGCGGCCCGCCAGTTTGCGGTTGTATGATTGGATCGCGGTTCTACCGCCAGCGATCGACGGGCCGCGCGACGACACGCGCGGAGCCGGAGGGCCGATCGCGGCGCCGGCAAATCAGCCTGTCCGGCCGATCGTCGCCTCGATGCGGCCGTAGGGCTCGTCGGTCGGCAGGAAGACGGTGCCCAGGTTGTCGAGGCCGAACGATGTGAGGTCGATCGGCAGGTAGTGCTTGTTGGGCATGACGAAGCCGATCTCGGCTAGTTCCGGGACGGCGGCGAGCGCGGCCTCGCCCATCCGGTACATGCTGTCCTGGATCCCGCGGCTGTAGGTGGTGCCGAAGACGGTCAGCAGCGTCGCGAGGATGCGGGCGTTGGCCGCGCCGTGATCGCGCGGGGCCGAAGCCCAGGTCCAGGTCGCGTCCATGCTGGTGGCGGCGATGCGGTCGGTCGTGTCCGGCAGGGTCCGGTACTGGTCCGCCACGAAGCCCGTCCAGCCCGACTGCGTGGTCTTCATGAAGGTGTAGCCGCGCAGACCGGAGCGCAGGGTCGACCCGCTCCGGTCGGCGGTCAGCCCCGCGAAGCCGGCGCCGTTCCCGTCCCGCGTGAAGGTGTGGCCGTGCGGCGCGTCCGCGATCGCGTGCCGCAGCCAGCGGACCTCCTCCGCCTCGATCGTGACGGCCTCGACCTGGGGGTAGGTGTCGAGCAGCACCCGCGCGACCGCGGCGACGAACCCCTCGGCGTCGAGCGCGAGGTTCCGCGCCGCCGTCACGTTGACGATGTTCCTGATGCTGTCGGTGGCGATGGAGGCGCGGTTGTCGCCTCCGGTCCAGGCCGCCTCGAAGCGCCCGGTCAGCATGACCGACAGCGTCAGCTCGCGCGGCGTGTGGTGGTCTCCCTCCCGGGCGAGGCGCAGCACGCGAACCCGCTCCTTGCCGTACCGCGATGCCATCAGGGCCATGGGGATCTCCGACCGGATTGTCGCCGGCCATCTCACGCAAGTCTGATTCATCCTAGGGCCACGAGAGTGGGGGCGCCAAGGTTCGAAGGTGTCGGTGCGGCTTGACCGGAGCATGATTAGAACCGGCATACTGTAGCGCCGGGCCGAACCGGCTTCGGACCGGCGAGCGGGCATGGACCTCAACACGATCGAGACCGTCGTCCGGCCCAGGACTCGGACCGAGCTCCCCGCCTGGACGGACGGCGATGCCTGCCTGGGAGGCGGGACGTGGCTGTTCTCCGAGCCGCAGGTCGGGGCGCGGC from Methylobacterium sp. NMS14P includes:
- the pucL gene encoding factor-independent urate hydroxylase is translated as MALMASRYGKERVRVLRLAREGDHHTPRELTLSVMLTGRFEAAWTGGDNRASIATDSIRNIVNVTAARNLALDAEGFVAAVARVLLDTYPQVEAVTIEAEEVRWLRHAIADAPHGHTFTRDGNGAGFAGLTADRSGSTLRSGLRGYTFMKTTQSGWTGFVADQYRTLPDTTDRIAATSMDATWTWASAPRDHGAANARILATLLTVFGTTYSRGIQDSMYRMGEAALAAVPELAEIGFVMPNKHYLPIDLTSFGLDNLGTVFLPTDEPYGRIEATIGRTG